In Tachysurus vachellii isolate PV-2020 chromosome 10, HZAU_Pvac_v1, whole genome shotgun sequence, the following proteins share a genomic window:
- the kif20ba gene encoding kinesin-like protein KIF20B isoform X6 encodes MMESCFNEKVARAETILVEDLRRDLRFDLTEIAEAQDSGFLDREFLQVYLRIRPLSQAEIESGESQDCVTIHPPDTVLLKAPRSSLSARASDKSVPQTAQRFQFSQVFGADTAQKDLFDGTVRNLVRDVLEGKNSLVFTYGVTNAGKTFTFLGPEHDVGILPRSLNMIFSSLEGRIFTQSSVKPHRSQDVLKLSKEQQVEENISKRNLFRLLRENDSQKNTSSLSSSSRSEGSEPVDPDSSASDRSFSVDAGLHTRFSVWVSFCEIYNENIHDLLEQPSGTGARRANLRLCQDTKGNSFIKDLRWVQVNSSDEAFKVMKLGKKNQSISSTKLNQLSSRSHSIFTVRILRVEDVVSLSVQSVSELSLCDLAGSERCGKTQNKGDRLKEAGNINTSLLSLGKCINALKGSQQARPHVPFRESKLTHYLQGFFTGRGRAAMIVNINQCASMYDETLNVLKFSAVAQKVVVLSVPSVLPLVVKRSAREVSFIINKATKQGARRTSLVQWEHSRGGGGEVSEEEEEDEEESMMEDTLQEEEGKETVLLDKDVYENQLLQIEELQEQLRTLRAETVAVEVRIREEVTKEFSELFTQMQNDYNERISKERELVEDRCERRLEIFKNLVEKTGRETCSEDEAPTRAQERESPSLHCMLDSMSTDLFGIRKDAEAAQSCLVTGDNQPTVMLRDLQEKVTELTEKLSEVQKQLQSKTQELEAQSSLVEELKDMRKSREERLNELMVLCVEKDDGITKLQAALDRAEESSTKNNALIKDLLLLKHNCTCSQRRTRPETRKRRQEGEEPEDVHGQPPLKKGSLKDTASSEDLADDDDDDDPPMAEVKGSSNIVSVCHNDLSATEVKGQVDRRQKDEQIADLQRERQTLEFCIQELKSALEEEKRSCARMLRETEQKVAEEQQQNLQSIITRMDEMEEKLNTAEKTCAVLKTSQTVEPGNEIERKDTLIKNLQQEVTRLKQEADRFAETKDARQDVSRLQKENESKDERVKTLERQLRENRNIHDNLQRVNFDLQAEVGVLKGVIKELEKAALLVKESKHKEKTDPEPSNKEALIAKKEAELAAVQQEAQETRKREVERRRELLAVAEEAIAQKDAELQKREEELSRLKEEMKCSSGKLSSLSVDVQRREEEVSDLREKLADSKKQIQQVQKEICSVRDVEKSLKQKLCDVEKVKSQLQKDLSSRDRTIQQLRSAPSSDPKVEGHVQLYNKALKDLQERQGVIEEMRLVLSEQEETQTQMDLELENRETQIHQLTEEMENLKELLLKQRNSKQIHHHEPAHSDDITRAKEEAAQAQDHLKMASEKHQAERRKWTEEKLLLISQAKDAEERRNQDMRRFAEDREKHARQHSEMESLKTRLAEREQQIDEWRKERDTLVSALEVQLKKLVSTIAEKDEQIRNLKCTDTHQPPEMCDNGVMEQLKEKEAELKQLREQLRETTRTHTTTESSTQTVVEEECVSERLVNSNTLKTTGRTRASVTSQGSCGSGPSVLDSSVISTETGRCSRFPRPELEISFSSLHPERFRLKRPGENGEVTVNVSHTRKRKSSEVERDGVESENRRNMRCKKAPCLTAHQEEEMSPALLGKSSHDSHSSLQGKKEGKLQKIGDFLNSSPTFLGSKAKRIMGLMSGRSPDEGGSSLSLKRSKRKINISSPMNISANQIISRDVEEREDQLNVKKRLRNKTPK; translated from the exons GACTCTGGCTTCCTTGACAGAGAGTTTTTACAGGTCTACCTCCGTATAAGACCTTTGTCACAGGCTGAAATTGAAAGCGGTGAATCACAG gACTGCGTCACCATCCATCCTCCTGACACGGTTCTCCTCAAAGCCCCCAGGTCGTCTCTGTCGGCCAGAGCCAGCGACAAATCAGTTCCTCAAACAGCACAGCGctttcagttctctcag GTTTTTGGAGCGGACACGGCGCAGAAGGACCTGTTTGACGGCACTGTGAGAAATCTGGTCAGAGATGTCCTGGAGGGGAAAAACTCCCTGGTCTTTACATATGGAGTCACAAACGCAGGAAAGACCTTCACCTTTTTAG gcccAGAACACGATGTGGGCATCCTGCCGCGCTCTTTAAACATGATCTTCAGCAGTCTGGAGGGTCGGATCTTCACCCAGAGCAGCGTGAAGCCTCACCGCTCTCAGGATGTTCTGAAGCTCAGTAAGGAGCAGCAGGTGGAGGAGAACATCAGCAAACGCAACCTCTTCAGACTCCTCAGAGAG AATGATAGTCAGAAAAACACAAGCAGTCTGAGCTCCAGCTCCAGGTCTGAAG GTTCAGAACCGGTCGATCCCGACAGCTCTGCGTCTGATAGGAGCTTCAGCGTGGACGCAGGCCTCCACACCAGGTTCTCCGTGTGGGTGTCTTTCTGTGAGATCTACAACGAGAACATCCACGATTTACTGGAGCAGCCGAGCGGCACTGGAGCACGACGTGCCAACCTGCGCCTCTGTCAGGACACCAAGGGGAACTCCTTCATCAAGG atctgCGCTGGGTGCAGGTCAACAGCTCTGATGAAGCATTTAAGGTCATGAAACTAGGCAAAAAGAACCAGAGTATTTCATCTACTAAACTCAATCAGCTGTCCAGCAGGAG tcacagtatcTTCACGGTGAGGATTTTGAGAGTTGAGGACGTTGTTTCTCTCAGTGTGCAgtctgtcagtga gctGTCTCTGTGTGACCTGGCCGGATCAGAGCGATGTGGAAAAACTCAGAATAAAGGCGATCGACTGAAGGAGGCTGGAAACATCAACACGTCTCTGCTCAGCCTGGGGAAGTGCATCAATGCTCTGAAAGGCAGCCAGCAGGCCAG GCCACATGTGCCGTTCAGAGAGAGTAAACTCACACACTACCTGCAGGGGTTCTTCACGGGTCGAGGGAGAGCCGCCATGATCGTCAACATCAACCAGTGTGCCTCTATGTACGACGAGACGCTCAACGTCCTCAAGTTCTCCGCCGTGGCACAGAAA gtggTGGTCCTCTCTGTCCCCTCCGTCCTCCCGTTGGTGGTGAAGAGGAGTGCGAGGGAAGTGTCCTTCATCATTAATAAGGCGACTAAACAGGGGGCACGCCGGACATCTCTGGTGCAATGGGAGCACAGCCGGGGAGGAGGGGGGGAGGTGtctgaagaagaggaggaggatgaagaggagagCATGATGGAGGACACGCTGCaggaggaagaaggaaaggAGACGGTGCTGCTGGATAAAGACGTGTATGAG aatcagCTGTTGCAGATAGAGGAGCTGCAGGAACAGTTGAGGACGTTGAGGGCGGAGACTGTAGCTGTGGAGGTTCGAATCCGAGAGGAAGTGACTAAAGAGTTCTCAGAGCTCTTCACTCAGATGCAGAATGACTATAA TGAGCGGatcagtaaagagagagagttggtgGAGGACAGGTGTGAACGCCGGCTTGAGATTTTCAAAAACCTGGTGGAGAAAACCGGCAGAGAAACTTGCAGTGAGGATGAAGCTCCTACTAGAGCACAG gagagagagTCTCCCTCTCTACACTGCATGCTGGACTCCATGTCCACTGACCTGTTTGGGATCAGGAAGGACGCCGAAGCGGCTCAGTCATGTTTGGTGACCGGTGATAACCAACCCACAGTGATGCTGCGTGACCTTCAGGAAAAGGTCACAGAACTGACGGAGAAGCTCAGTGAAGTGCAGAAACAGCTGCAGAGCAAAACTCAGG AGTTGGAAGCTCAGAGCAGCCTGGTAGAGGAGCTGAAGGACATGAGGAAG AGTCGTGAAGAGAGGCTGAATGAACTGATGGTGCTGTGTGTAGAGAAAGACGACGGGATCACTAAACTTCAGGCCGCGCTGGACAGAGCTGAAGAGAGCAGCACCAAGAAC AACGCCCTGATTAAAGACCTCCTCCTGCTGAAACACAACTGCACATGCTCACAACGGCGGACACGCCCCGAAACCAGGAAGCGCAGACAGGAAGGGGAGGAACCGGAGGACGTCCACGGACAGCCCCCTTTAAAGAAAG GGTCTCTTAAGGACACGGCAAGCTCAGAAGATCtagcagatgatgatgatgatgatgatccacCTATGgctgaggtcaaag GTTCTTCAAACATCGTTAGCGTCTGCCATAACGACTTATCTGCGACCGAGGTCAAAGGTCAGGTCGACCGTCGTCAGAAGGACGAGCAGATTGCAGATCTGCAGCGGGAACGGCAGACTCTGGAGTTCTGCATCCAGGAGCTGAAATCCGCACTGGAAGAAGAGAAGCGATCCTGCGCCAGGATGCTACGAGAAACGGAGCAGAAGGTCGCAGAGGAGCAGCAGCAAAACCTTCAGTCCATCATCACGAGGATGGACGAGATGGAGGAGAAACTCAACACTGCTGAGAAAACCTGCGCCGTCTTAAAAACGTCTCAGACGGTAGAGCCGGGAAACGAGATCGAGCGCAAAGACACACTCATCAAAAATTTACAGCAGGAAGTGACTCGACTCAAACAGGAAGCAGATCGTTTCGCTGAGACGAAAGACGCGCGCCAGGACGTCTCCAGGTTACAGAAGGAGAACGAGAGCAAAGACGAGAGAGTGAAAACCCTGGAACGTCAGCTGCGAGAAAACCGAAATATTCATGACAACCTCCAGAGAGTGAACTTTGACCTCCAGGCCGAGGTCGGCGTCCTGAAAGGTGTCATCAAGGAATTAGAGAAGGCGGCACTTCTAGTGAAGGAGAGCAAACACAAAGAGAAGACGGACCCCGAGCCGTCCAATAAGGAGGCCCTGATAGCCAAGAAGGAGGCGGAGCTCGCTGCTGTCCAACAAGAAGCACAGGAGACACgaaagagagaggtggagaggaggagagagctTCTAGCTGTAGCTGAGGAGGCCATCGCTCAGAAGGATGCAGAACTTCAAAAACGAGAGGAGGAGCTCAGCAG GCTGAAGGAGGAGATGAAGTGCAGTAGTGGAAAATTGTCGAGTCTGTCTGTAGATGTTcagaggagagaggaagaggtgtCTGACCTGAGGGAGAAACTCGCCGACTCAAAGAAGCAGATTCAGCAGGTGCAGAAGGAG atctgCTCCGTGCGCGATGTAGAGAAGTCTCTAAAGCAGAAGCTGTGTGATGTTGAGAAGGTGAAGTCTCAGCTACAGAAGGACCTCTCGAGCCGAGATCGCACCATCCAGCAGCTCAGGAGT GCTCCTTCGTCTGATCCTAAGGTCGAGGGTCATGTCCAGCTTTACAATAAAGCTCTTAAAG atctgcAGGAGCGTCAGGGTGTGATAGAGGAGATGCGTCTGGTTCTCAGTGAGCAGGAAGAAACTCAGACTCAAATGGACCTGGAGCTGGAGAACAGAGAAACTCAGATCCATCAACTCACAGAGg agatgGAGAACCTGAAAGAGCTGCTCCTGAAACAAAGGAACAGCAAACAGATCCATCATCATGAACCAGCAcacagtgatgacatcacacggGCTAAAGAGGAAGCAGCGCAGGCTCAGGACCACCTGAAG atggccAGTGAGAAACATCAGGCTGAACGTAGGAAGTGGACGGAGGAGAAGCTACTCCTGATCTCTCAAGCGAAGGACgcagaggagaggaggaacCAGGACATGAGGCGCTTTGCTGAGGACAGAGAGAAACATGCTCGCCAACACAGTGAGATG GAGTCATTGAAGACCCGTCTGGCTGAGCGTGAGCAGCAGATAGATGAgtggaggaaggagagagacacactCGTCTCTGCTCTGGAGGTCCAGCTAAAGAAACTCGTTTCCACCATCGCAGAGAAAGACGAGCAGATCAGAAATCTGAAGTGTACTGACACCCACCAACCACCAGAG ATGTGTGATAATGGAGTGATGGAGCAGCTGAAGGAGAAGGAGGCAGAACTGAAACAATTGAGAGAGCAGCTACGAGagacaacacgcacacacactactacagaGTCATCTACAcag ACCGTGGTGGAGGAGGAGTGTGTATCTGAGCGACTGGTGAACAGCAACACACTGAAAACCACTGGCCGAACTCGAGCATCCGTCACCAGCCAG GGGTCTTGTGGCAGTGGCCCATCTGTGTTGGACTCATCAGTCATCTCCACAGAAACAGGTCGATGTTCACGGTTCCCGCGGCCTGAGCTTGAGATCTCATTCAGCTCCCTGCACCCAGAACGCTTCCGCCTGAAACGGCCTGGAGAGAACGGGGAGGTCACAGTcaacgtctcacacacac gcaaGAGGAAGAGCAGCGAGGTGGAGAGg gacgGGGTAGAGAGTGAGAACAGGAGGAATATGAGGTGTAAGAAAGCTCCGTGTCTTACTGCACACCAGGAGGAGGAG ATGTCTCCTGCACTACTTGGGAAAAGTTCCCATGATTCTCACTCAAGTCTGCAAGGAAAAAAGGAGGGAAAGTTGCAGAAGATTGGAGATTTCCTGAACAGCTCCCCAACATTCCTGGGCAgtaaag cTAAGAGGATTATGGGATTGATGAGTGGAAGGTCTCCAGATGAAGGTGGCTCGTCTCTGAGTCTGAAACGCTCCAAAAGAAAGATCAACATCTCGTCCCCTATGAACATCTCCGCtaatcag ATCATCAGTCGTGATgtggaggagagagaagatCAGCTGAACGTCAAGAAACGACTTCGCAACAAAACTCCCAAGTAG
- the kif20ba gene encoding kinesin-like protein KIF20B isoform X7, producing MMESCFNEKVARAETILVEDLRRDLRFDLTEIAEAQDSGFLDREFLQVYLRIRPLSQAEIESGESQDCVTIHPPDTVLLKAPRSSLSARASDKSVPQTAQRFQFSQVFGADTAQKDLFDGTVRNLVRDVLEGKNSLVFTYGVTNAGKTFTFLGPEHDVGILPRSLNMIFSSLEGRIFTQSSVKPHRSQDVLKLSKEQQVEENISKRNLFRLLRENDSQKNTSSLSSSSRSEGSEPVDPDSSASDRSFSVDAGLHTRFSVWVSFCEIYNENIHDLLEQPSGTGARRANLRLCQDTKGNSFIKDLRWVQVNSSDEAFKVMKLGKKNQSISSTKLNQLSSRSHSIFTVRILRVEDVVSLSVQSVSELSLCDLAGSERCGKTQNKGDRLKEAGNINTSLLSLGKCINALKGSQQARPHVPFRESKLTHYLQGFFTGRGRAAMIVNINQCASMYDETLNVLKFSAVAQKVVVLSVPSVLPLVVKRSAREVSFIINKATKQGARRTSLVQWEHSRGGGGEVSEEEEEDEEESMMEDTLQEEEGKETVLLDKDVYENQLLQIEELQEQLRTLRAETVAVEVRIREEVTKEFSELFTQMQNDYNERISKERELVEDRCERRLEIFKNLVEKTGRETCSEDEAPTRAQERESPSLHCMLDSMSTDLFGIRKDAEAAQSCLVTGDNQPTVMLRDLQEKVTELTEKLSEVQKQLQSKTQELEAQSSLVEELKDMRKSREERLNELMVLCVEKDDGITKLQAALDRAEESSTKNNALIKDLLLLKHNCTCSQRRTRPETRKRRQEGEEPEDVHGQPPLKKGSLKDTASSEDLADDDDDDDPPMAEVKGSSNIVSVCHNDLSATEVKGQVDRRQKDEQIADLQRERQTLEFCIQELKSALEEEKRSCARMLRETEQKVAEEQQQNLQSIITRMDEMEEKLNTAEKTCAVLKTSQTVEPGNEIERKDTLIKNLQQEVTRLKQEADRFAETKDARQDVSRLQKENESKDERVKTLERQLRENRNIHDNLQRVNFDLQAEVGVLKGVIKELEKAALLVKESKHKEKTDPEPSNKEALIAKKEAELAAVQQEAQETRKREVERRRELLAVAEEAIAQKDAELQKREEELSRLKEEMKCSSGKLSSLSVDVQRREEEVSDLREKLADSKKQIQQVQKEICSVRDVEKSLKQKLCDVEKVKSQLQKDLSSRDRTIQQLRSAPSSDPKVEGHVQLYNKALKDLQERQGVIEEMRLVLSEQEETQTQMDLELENRETQIHQLTEEMENLKELLLKQRNSKQIHHHEPAHSDDITRAKEEAAQAQDHLKMASEKHQAERRKWTEEKLLLISQAKDAEERRNQDMRRFAEDREKHARQHSEMESLKTRLAEREQQIDEWRKERDTLVSALEVQLKKLVSTIAEKDEQIRNLKCTDTHQPPEMCDNGVMEQLKEKEAELKQLREQLRETTRTHTTTESSTQTVVEEECVSERLVNSNTLKTTGRTRASVTSQGSCGSGPSVLDSSVISTETGRCSRFPRPELEISFSSLHPERFRLKRPGENGEVTVNVSHTRKRKSSEVERDGVESENRRNMRCKKAPCLTAHQEEMSPALLGKSSHDSHSSLQGKKEGKLQKIGDFLNSSPTFLGSKAKRIMGLMSGRSPDEGGSSLSLKRSKRKINISSPMNISANQIISRDVEEREDQLNVKKRLRNKTPK from the exons GACTCTGGCTTCCTTGACAGAGAGTTTTTACAGGTCTACCTCCGTATAAGACCTTTGTCACAGGCTGAAATTGAAAGCGGTGAATCACAG gACTGCGTCACCATCCATCCTCCTGACACGGTTCTCCTCAAAGCCCCCAGGTCGTCTCTGTCGGCCAGAGCCAGCGACAAATCAGTTCCTCAAACAGCACAGCGctttcagttctctcag GTTTTTGGAGCGGACACGGCGCAGAAGGACCTGTTTGACGGCACTGTGAGAAATCTGGTCAGAGATGTCCTGGAGGGGAAAAACTCCCTGGTCTTTACATATGGAGTCACAAACGCAGGAAAGACCTTCACCTTTTTAG gcccAGAACACGATGTGGGCATCCTGCCGCGCTCTTTAAACATGATCTTCAGCAGTCTGGAGGGTCGGATCTTCACCCAGAGCAGCGTGAAGCCTCACCGCTCTCAGGATGTTCTGAAGCTCAGTAAGGAGCAGCAGGTGGAGGAGAACATCAGCAAACGCAACCTCTTCAGACTCCTCAGAGAG AATGATAGTCAGAAAAACACAAGCAGTCTGAGCTCCAGCTCCAGGTCTGAAG GTTCAGAACCGGTCGATCCCGACAGCTCTGCGTCTGATAGGAGCTTCAGCGTGGACGCAGGCCTCCACACCAGGTTCTCCGTGTGGGTGTCTTTCTGTGAGATCTACAACGAGAACATCCACGATTTACTGGAGCAGCCGAGCGGCACTGGAGCACGACGTGCCAACCTGCGCCTCTGTCAGGACACCAAGGGGAACTCCTTCATCAAGG atctgCGCTGGGTGCAGGTCAACAGCTCTGATGAAGCATTTAAGGTCATGAAACTAGGCAAAAAGAACCAGAGTATTTCATCTACTAAACTCAATCAGCTGTCCAGCAGGAG tcacagtatcTTCACGGTGAGGATTTTGAGAGTTGAGGACGTTGTTTCTCTCAGTGTGCAgtctgtcagtga gctGTCTCTGTGTGACCTGGCCGGATCAGAGCGATGTGGAAAAACTCAGAATAAAGGCGATCGACTGAAGGAGGCTGGAAACATCAACACGTCTCTGCTCAGCCTGGGGAAGTGCATCAATGCTCTGAAAGGCAGCCAGCAGGCCAG GCCACATGTGCCGTTCAGAGAGAGTAAACTCACACACTACCTGCAGGGGTTCTTCACGGGTCGAGGGAGAGCCGCCATGATCGTCAACATCAACCAGTGTGCCTCTATGTACGACGAGACGCTCAACGTCCTCAAGTTCTCCGCCGTGGCACAGAAA gtggTGGTCCTCTCTGTCCCCTCCGTCCTCCCGTTGGTGGTGAAGAGGAGTGCGAGGGAAGTGTCCTTCATCATTAATAAGGCGACTAAACAGGGGGCACGCCGGACATCTCTGGTGCAATGGGAGCACAGCCGGGGAGGAGGGGGGGAGGTGtctgaagaagaggaggaggatgaagaggagagCATGATGGAGGACACGCTGCaggaggaagaaggaaaggAGACGGTGCTGCTGGATAAAGACGTGTATGAG aatcagCTGTTGCAGATAGAGGAGCTGCAGGAACAGTTGAGGACGTTGAGGGCGGAGACTGTAGCTGTGGAGGTTCGAATCCGAGAGGAAGTGACTAAAGAGTTCTCAGAGCTCTTCACTCAGATGCAGAATGACTATAA TGAGCGGatcagtaaagagagagagttggtgGAGGACAGGTGTGAACGCCGGCTTGAGATTTTCAAAAACCTGGTGGAGAAAACCGGCAGAGAAACTTGCAGTGAGGATGAAGCTCCTACTAGAGCACAG gagagagagTCTCCCTCTCTACACTGCATGCTGGACTCCATGTCCACTGACCTGTTTGGGATCAGGAAGGACGCCGAAGCGGCTCAGTCATGTTTGGTGACCGGTGATAACCAACCCACAGTGATGCTGCGTGACCTTCAGGAAAAGGTCACAGAACTGACGGAGAAGCTCAGTGAAGTGCAGAAACAGCTGCAGAGCAAAACTCAGG AGTTGGAAGCTCAGAGCAGCCTGGTAGAGGAGCTGAAGGACATGAGGAAG AGTCGTGAAGAGAGGCTGAATGAACTGATGGTGCTGTGTGTAGAGAAAGACGACGGGATCACTAAACTTCAGGCCGCGCTGGACAGAGCTGAAGAGAGCAGCACCAAGAAC AACGCCCTGATTAAAGACCTCCTCCTGCTGAAACACAACTGCACATGCTCACAACGGCGGACACGCCCCGAAACCAGGAAGCGCAGACAGGAAGGGGAGGAACCGGAGGACGTCCACGGACAGCCCCCTTTAAAGAAAG GGTCTCTTAAGGACACGGCAAGCTCAGAAGATCtagcagatgatgatgatgatgatgatccacCTATGgctgaggtcaaag GTTCTTCAAACATCGTTAGCGTCTGCCATAACGACTTATCTGCGACCGAGGTCAAAGGTCAGGTCGACCGTCGTCAGAAGGACGAGCAGATTGCAGATCTGCAGCGGGAACGGCAGACTCTGGAGTTCTGCATCCAGGAGCTGAAATCCGCACTGGAAGAAGAGAAGCGATCCTGCGCCAGGATGCTACGAGAAACGGAGCAGAAGGTCGCAGAGGAGCAGCAGCAAAACCTTCAGTCCATCATCACGAGGATGGACGAGATGGAGGAGAAACTCAACACTGCTGAGAAAACCTGCGCCGTCTTAAAAACGTCTCAGACGGTAGAGCCGGGAAACGAGATCGAGCGCAAAGACACACTCATCAAAAATTTACAGCAGGAAGTGACTCGACTCAAACAGGAAGCAGATCGTTTCGCTGAGACGAAAGACGCGCGCCAGGACGTCTCCAGGTTACAGAAGGAGAACGAGAGCAAAGACGAGAGAGTGAAAACCCTGGAACGTCAGCTGCGAGAAAACCGAAATATTCATGACAACCTCCAGAGAGTGAACTTTGACCTCCAGGCCGAGGTCGGCGTCCTGAAAGGTGTCATCAAGGAATTAGAGAAGGCGGCACTTCTAGTGAAGGAGAGCAAACACAAAGAGAAGACGGACCCCGAGCCGTCCAATAAGGAGGCCCTGATAGCCAAGAAGGAGGCGGAGCTCGCTGCTGTCCAACAAGAAGCACAGGAGACACgaaagagagaggtggagaggaggagagagctTCTAGCTGTAGCTGAGGAGGCCATCGCTCAGAAGGATGCAGAACTTCAAAAACGAGAGGAGGAGCTCAGCAG GCTGAAGGAGGAGATGAAGTGCAGTAGTGGAAAATTGTCGAGTCTGTCTGTAGATGTTcagaggagagaggaagaggtgtCTGACCTGAGGGAGAAACTCGCCGACTCAAAGAAGCAGATTCAGCAGGTGCAGAAGGAG atctgCTCCGTGCGCGATGTAGAGAAGTCTCTAAAGCAGAAGCTGTGTGATGTTGAGAAGGTGAAGTCTCAGCTACAGAAGGACCTCTCGAGCCGAGATCGCACCATCCAGCAGCTCAGGAGT GCTCCTTCGTCTGATCCTAAGGTCGAGGGTCATGTCCAGCTTTACAATAAAGCTCTTAAAG atctgcAGGAGCGTCAGGGTGTGATAGAGGAGATGCGTCTGGTTCTCAGTGAGCAGGAAGAAACTCAGACTCAAATGGACCTGGAGCTGGAGAACAGAGAAACTCAGATCCATCAACTCACAGAGg agatgGAGAACCTGAAAGAGCTGCTCCTGAAACAAAGGAACAGCAAACAGATCCATCATCATGAACCAGCAcacagtgatgacatcacacggGCTAAAGAGGAAGCAGCGCAGGCTCAGGACCACCTGAAG atggccAGTGAGAAACATCAGGCTGAACGTAGGAAGTGGACGGAGGAGAAGCTACTCCTGATCTCTCAAGCGAAGGACgcagaggagaggaggaacCAGGACATGAGGCGCTTTGCTGAGGACAGAGAGAAACATGCTCGCCAACACAGTGAGATG GAGTCATTGAAGACCCGTCTGGCTGAGCGTGAGCAGCAGATAGATGAgtggaggaaggagagagacacactCGTCTCTGCTCTGGAGGTCCAGCTAAAGAAACTCGTTTCCACCATCGCAGAGAAAGACGAGCAGATCAGAAATCTGAAGTGTACTGACACCCACCAACCACCAGAG ATGTGTGATAATGGAGTGATGGAGCAGCTGAAGGAGAAGGAGGCAGAACTGAAACAATTGAGAGAGCAGCTACGAGagacaacacgcacacacactactacagaGTCATCTACAcag ACCGTGGTGGAGGAGGAGTGTGTATCTGAGCGACTGGTGAACAGCAACACACTGAAAACCACTGGCCGAACTCGAGCATCCGTCACCAGCCAG GGGTCTTGTGGCAGTGGCCCATCTGTGTTGGACTCATCAGTCATCTCCACAGAAACAGGTCGATGTTCACGGTTCCCGCGGCCTGAGCTTGAGATCTCATTCAGCTCCCTGCACCCAGAACGCTTCCGCCTGAAACGGCCTGGAGAGAACGGGGAGGTCACAGTcaacgtctcacacacac gcaaGAGGAAGAGCAGCGAGGTGGAGAGg gacgGGGTAGAGAGTGAGAACAGGAGGAATATGAGGTGTAAGAAAGCTCCGTGTCTTACTGCACACCAGGAGG AGATGTCTCCTGCACTACTTGGGAAAAGTTCCCATGATTCTCACTCAAGTCTGCAAGGAAAAAAGGAGGGAAAGTTGCAGAAGATTGGAGATTTCCTGAACAGCTCCCCAACATTCCTGGGCAgtaaag cTAAGAGGATTATGGGATTGATGAGTGGAAGGTCTCCAGATGAAGGTGGCTCGTCTCTGAGTCTGAAACGCTCCAAAAGAAAGATCAACATCTCGTCCCCTATGAACATCTCCGCtaatcag ATCATCAGTCGTGATgtggaggagagagaagatCAGCTGAACGTCAAGAAACGACTTCGCAACAAAACTCCCAAGTAG